A single region of the Vidua macroura isolate BioBank_ID:100142 chromosome 12, ASM2450914v1, whole genome shotgun sequence genome encodes:
- the LOC128813446 gene encoding aromatase, translating into MVLETLNPLHYNITSLVPDTMPVATVPILILMCFLFLIWNHEETSSIPGPGYCMGIGPLISHWRFLWMGVGNACNYYNKTYGEFVRVWISGEETFIISKSSSVFHVMKHWHYVSRFGSKLGLQCIGMYENGIIFNNNPAHWKEIRPFFTKALSGPGLVRMIAICVESTIGHLDKLQEVTTELGNINVLNLMRRIMLDTSNKLFLGVPLDENAIVLKIQNYFDAWQALLLKPDIFFKISWLCKKYKDAAKDLKGAMEILIEQKRQKLSTVEKLDEHMDFASQLIFAQNRGDLTAENVNQCVLEMMIAAPDTLSVTLFFMLILIAEHPTVEEEMMREIETVVGDRDIQSDDMPNLKIVENFIYESMRYQPVVDLIMRKALQDDVIDGYPVKKGTNIILNIGRMHKLEFFPKPNEFSLENFEKNVPSRYFQPFGFGPRSCVGKFIAMVMMKAILVTLLRRCRVQTMKGRGLNNIQKNNDLSMHPIERQPLLEMVFTPRRNANENQGDRMDQH; encoded by the exons ATGGTCCTGGAAACCCTGAACCCGCTGCACTACAACATCACCAGCCTGGTACCAGACACGATGCCCGTGGCCACCGTGCCCATACTCATCCTCATGTGCTTTCTCTTTCTGATATGGAATCATGAAGAGACTTCATCAATACCAG GGCCAGGATACTGTATGGGCATCGGTCCCCTCATTTCACACTGGAGATTTCTCTGGATGGGAGTAGGGAATGCCTGCAACTACTACAATAAGACATATGGAGAATTTGTGAGAGTTTGGATCAGCGGTGAAGAAACATTTATAATTAGCAA atCCTCAAGTGTGTTCCATGTAATGAAGCACTGGCATTACGTGTCTCGATTTGGGAGTAAGCTTGGATTACAGTGCATTGGCATGTACGAGAATGGGATCATATTTAACAACAACCCAGCACACTGGAAAGAAATTCGACCCTTTTTCACCAAAG CTCTGTCTGGCCCCGGGCTGGTGCGGATGATCGCGATTTGTGTGGAGTCAACCATCGGCCACCTGGACAAACTGCAGGAGGTCACGACGGAGCTGGGGAACATCAACGTGCTCAACCTCATGAGGCGGATCATGCTCGACACATCCAACAAGCTCTTCCTCGGGGTCCCTCTGGATG aaaatgccATTGTGCTTAAGATTCAAAACTACTTTGATGCCTGGCAAGCACTTTTATTAAAGCCTGacatattttttaagatttcttgGCTGTGCAAGAAGTACAAAGACGCAGC CAAGGATCTTAAAGGAGCAATGGAAATCTTAATAGAACAGAAACGACAAAAGCTTTCCACTGTCGAAAAGTTGGATGAGCACATGGATTTTGCATCCCAGTTGATTTTTGCACAG aaCAGAGGGGATCTGACTGCTGAGAATGTGAACCAGTGTGTGCTGGAGATGATGATTGCTGCTCCTGACACTCTGTCTGTGACTCTCTTCTTTATGCTAATCCTGATTGCAGAGCACCCCACAGTGGAAGAGGAGATGATGAGAGAAATTGAAACCGTTGTGG GTGACAGAGACATACAAAGTGATGACATGCCAAACTTAAAAATTGTGGAGAATTTTATTTATGAGAGCATGAGATACCAGCCAGTTGTGGACCTGATCATGAGGAAAGCATTACAGGATGATGTCATTGACGGCTACCCCGTGAAAAAGGGCACAAATATCATCCTCAATATCGGGCGCATGCACAAACTCGAATTCTTCCCAAAGCCAAACGAGTTTTCTCTTgaaaattttgagaaaaat GTTCCTTCCCGCTATTTCCAACCGTTTGGATTTGGCCCCCGGAGCTGTGTGGGGAAGTTTATTGCCATGGTCATGATGAAGGCAATCCTAGTGACTCTTCTGAGGCGCTGCAGAGTACAGACAATGAAAGGAAGAGGCCTGAACAACATCCAGAAAAACAATGACTTATCCATGCACCCCATAGAAAGGCAGCCTCTGCTGGAGATGGTTTTTACACCCAGAAGAAATGCAA